A stretch of the Lolium perenne isolate Kyuss_39 chromosome 3, Kyuss_2.0, whole genome shotgun sequence genome encodes the following:
- the LOC127343303 gene encoding probable serine/threonine-protein kinase SIS8 has protein sequence MDETPTSSGQSEATSCEPSLWPPDFLEKIESVAISRNQEVLADKESRFSLANSRSSSWKASQLLWSTGTYSGFIPNGFYSIIPDKKLKEIFPTIPSLNDLQSLEADGLKPDIIVVDVEKDKKIFMLKQLSGALVKGLNNPALVIKKIAGLVFDCFKGQNPDVSPGRASAEDTHFFGSRGPQLLGQIKHGSCRPRAILFKVLADAVGLESKLVVGLPDEGAVGFVDSYKHMSVVVPLNSMELLVDLMRFPGQLIPFSAKAIFISHISAAGESDSAENDSCDSPLEPNSPLYGLSDKVEAEGIEGSSNLSGRSLRNTMLRSRTFSEGKLSTSCSEPNIANAFWRRSQRRGVAEEPRGASSSPEHPLMRAKGRSILGGERQSFQEYTDVVTSRSDDPGGTTTPNPRRIRRRSISITPEIGDDIVRAVRAMNETLKQNRLQRDHVNDGSCSYIGEDKNDANDGPNDDDKSGRTVATNNGLRNRAGSTQKAMSLPTSPHDYGGENSETGDNCDFISKEKMVFAWNKVLQSSPFNKPLLPFQEWNIDFSELTIGTRVGIGFFGEVFRGIWNGTDVAIKVFLEQDLTTENMEDFCNEIYILSRLRHPNVILFLGACMVPPHLSMVTEYMEMGSLYYLIHMSGQKKRLSWRRRLKIIRDICRGLMCIHRMKIVHRDLKSANCLVNKHWTVKICDFGLSRAMTDSPMTDSSSAGTPEWMAPELIKNEPFSEKCDIFSLGVIMWELCTLSRPWDGISPVQVVYAVANEGSRLEIPEGPLGKLIADCWAEPQDRPSCQEVLTRLLDCEYADS, from the exons ATGGATGAAACACCAACCAGTTCTGGGCAGTCTGAAGCTACTTCATGTGAACCGAGCTTGTGGCCGCCAGACTTTCTGGAGAAGATAGAATCTGTTGCCATATCAAGAAATCAAGAAGTTTTGGCTGATAAAGAATCCCGATTCAGTTTGGCCAATTCAAGGTCCTCGTCCTGGAAGGCTTCTCAATTACTGTGGTCAACAGGAACTTATTCAGGGTTTATTCCTAATGGTTTCTATTCAATCATCCCG GATAAAAAGCTGAAGGAGATTTTCCCAACAATACCATCACTGAATGACCTTCAAAGTCTTGAAGCAGATGGGCTTAAACCTGACATAATTGTTGTAGACGTTGAGAAGGATAAGAAAATTTTCATGTTGAAGCAGCTTAGTGGTGCACTTGTGAAAGGATTGAACAACCCAGCTTTAGTGATAAAGAAGATAGCGGGTTTG GTTTTTGACTGCTTCAAGGGCCAAAATCCTGATGTAAGTCCAGGAAGAGCTTCAGCCGAAGATACCCATTTCTTTGGAAGTAGAGGACCACAACTTCTTGGGCAGATAAAGCATGGATCATGCCGACCCCGAGCCATTCTATTTAAAGTTCTTGCAGATGCTGTTGGCCTTGAGAGCAAACTTGTTGTG GGTCTACCTGATGAGGGTGCAGTTGGATTTGTGGATTCCTACAAACATATGTCTGTGGTAGTTCCGTTGAATTCTATGGAGCTGCTAGTTGACCTCATGAGATTTCCAGGCCAATTGATTCCTTTTTCAGCCAAGGCTATCTTCATATCACATATCTCTGCTGCTGGTGAGAGTGATTCAGCTGAAAATGACTCGTGTGATTCTCCCCTTGAGCCTAATAGCCCTCTATATGGCTTATCTGATAAAGTGGAAGCTGAAGG AATTGAAGGCTCATCAAATCTATCTGGGCGTTCATTGCGTAATACAATGTTGAGATCAAGAACATTTTCAGAGGGGAAACTAAG CACGTCATGTAGTGAGCCAAACATAGCAAATGCCTTTTGGAGGCGAAGCCAGAGGAGAGGAGTCGCTGAAGAACCTCGTGGTGCTAGTTCAAG CCCCGAGCATCCATTAATGAGGGCAAAAGGAAGATCTATACTTGGCGGTGAGAGGCAATCGTTTCAGGAATACACAGATGTAGTTACATCAAG ATCAGATGATCCGGGTGGCACTACTACACCTAACCCTAGAAGAATAAGACGAAGAAGCATTAGCATCACACCTGAGATTGGAGATGACATTGTGAG GGCAGTTCGGGCTATGAATGAAACACTAAAGCAGAATCGCCTCCAAAGGGATCATGTTAATGATGGGTCATGTTCATATATTGGGGAAGACAAAAACGATGCAAATGACGGCCCAAATGAT GATGATAAGTCTGGGAGAACTGTTGCTACCAACAATGGCTTGAGAAACCGAGCTGGTTCTACTCAGAAAGCTATGTCATTGCCTACTTCGCCTCATGACTATGGGGGTGAAAACTCCGAAACAGGCGATAATTGTGATTTTATAAGCAAAGAGAAGATGGTATTCGCATGGAACAAGGTTTTGCAAAGCTCTCCCTTTAATAAGCCTTTGTTGCCTTTTCAAGAGTGGAACATAGATTTCTCTGAGCTCACAATTGGTACACGGGTTGGAATAG GATTCTTTGGAGAGGTTTTCCGGGGTATATGGAATGGTACTGATGTCGCTATCAAAGTATTTCTAGAGCAGGATCTGACTACTGAAAACATGGAAGATTTTTGCAATGAGATATACATCCTGAG CCGGCTGCGACATCCAAATG TAATTTTGTTTCTTGGGGCATGCATGGTGCCTCCTCACCTGTCAATGGTTACTGAATATATGGAAATGGGATCACTGTACTATCTCATCCATATGAGTGGTCAGAAAAAGAGGCTCAGTTGGCGTAGGAGGCTGAAAATTATACGTGATATATGCAG GGGGTTGATGTGCATACACCGCATGAAGATAGTTCACAGGGACCTGAAAAGTGCCAACTGTCTGGTGAACAAGCACTGGACTGTCAAGATATGCGACTTTGGCCTTTCCCGAGCAATGACAGATAGTCCTATGACTGATAGCTCCTCTGCTGGCACGCCAGAATGGATGGCCCCTGAGCTCATAAAGAACGAACCCTTCTCAGAAAAATGTGACATTTTCAGCCTTGGTGTGATAATGTGGGAGCTGTGTACATTGAGCCGCCCATGGGATGGGATCTCCCCAGTCCAA gtggtGTATGCAGTTGCTAATGAAGGGTCACGGCTTGAAATACCCGAAGGACCTCTTGGCAAGTTAATTGCAG ATTGCTGGGCCGAGCCCCAGGATCGACCAAGCTGCCAGGAGGTCCTCACTCGCTTGCTTGACTGCGAATACGCTGACAGCTGA